Part of the Niallia alba genome is shown below.
TTAGCGACAGAGGAAGAAATTGACGAAGTTTTTAATTGGGTACATAATCACCCACAGTTACAAGCAAAGGGAAACCGTATCTCAGAATATTATCAGAAGCTGTTTAGCCCGAAAATAAATAAATATGATCTTTACATGGCAATGGTTGCTTCCGTGTATTTGGAGTCATTCCTTTTCTATTCTGGGTTCTTTTATCCATTGTTCTTGGCTGGTCAAGGAAAGTTAACTGCTTCAGGAGAAATTATTAACTTAATCATCCGGGATGAGAGCATTCACGGTGTATATGTAGGTCTCATCGCTCAAGAGTTATATGGACAATTAACACCAGAGGAACAAGAAAAAGCGACTCACGAAAGATTAGAATTACTAAACACACTATACGAAAATGAATTAGAATATACACAGGATTTATATCAGCAAATAGGGTTGGTAGATGAAGTGAATAAATTCATCCGCTACAACGCGAATAAAGCTTGTATGAATCTTGGCTATGAACCTGTCTATCCGTCCGAGCCAATCAACCCGATTGTTGAAAATGGCATGAAGACAGATACGAAGAACCATGACTTCTTCTCTGTAAAAGGAAACGGTTATGTAAAAGCTACAAAGGTAGAACCGTTGACAGATGAGGATTTTATTTTTTGATTGTAGATAAAAGTTGATTGATCTAGTTTTGACTCATTTCAATTTTAGCCTTCTCCACTAAAGTGGAGGAGGTTTTTGTATTTTTAGCTTTTGGGAGCATAAATAAATGTTTGATCCTTTTTATCAACTTATACAAAATCTTCTTCTTAAATGATTAATGCAATTTTATTTTCTATAAACCAGAGTATATGAATAGTTACAAGTATAGTGACATAAATTCACAAAAAAACTTCAAAACTCGAAATTTTTTTGTATATTATAGTGAATATTTTCATTATTTGTAATACAATAACTCTTTGTGGGGAGGAGAAAGAATGAACTTATTAACAATTACTTTACAGCATTTTAAACCATATTGGCGCAAGCTATCACTTGCCTTATTTTTCTCATTAGTTGGCGGTGCGTTTACGATTTTACCTCCGATTTTAGTAGGGAAATTGGTGGACGAAGTAATCGGTGATAAAGCAATAGCTTTTATACTATGGATTGTTTTCGGAATATTAGCAGCATTTCTCGGAAAAGCGGTATTTGAATCCTTGCAGGAATTTGTACAGGTGAAAATTGGCTTTGATGTGATTACGGATATGCAAATTCGTGCGTTTAAAAGACTACACAGAACACCAATGTCTTTTTTTTCGACGACGCCTCGTGGAGACATGTTATACCGACTAACCCATGATGTGGAATCAATTCAAAACTTGAATAATACGGTCGTACCGCGTATTCTTCAACAAGTAATTAGTGCAGTTGCAGCTTTTATTACGGTGTTTGCAATATATTGGCCTGCTGCAATAGTGATGTTCATTGTATTTGCCATTTATATTTTCCCATCCTTTAAACTAGGCAAAACAATGCGAAAAATGAGCGCTGTACAAAGAGATATGAGCGCAGATATGTATCAGCATCTGCAGGAAAGTATTGAGAGTGTTCGCTTAGTAAGAACATATCAAACACAAAAAGACGAAATAGCTACACAGGAAAGAAAATTGGCGAATTGGAAAACTTATTCTATTCGAGCAGCCTTAATTGGAAAAGTGAATTGGCGTTTGGGGAATTTATTTAATATAGCTACACCTGGTGTTGTAATGCTGATTGGTGGATTGGCAATTTGGCAAGGGAATATTACCATTGGAACGCTCGTTTCTTGTTTGAACTTTATTCCGATTATGTTTCAGCCTGTTCGTTCCTTAGCGGAAAATGCCTTGACAATTCAACAGGCAATTCCAGCACTACAAAGAATTTACGAATATTTTGATCTGCCAGAAGAGCATGAGCAAAGTCTTCCGGATTTTGGTTTAGTTCGAGGGAAAATAGCTTTACATAATATTGGGTTCTCCTATCCAGGAAGTGAAAAGCAAGTTTTGAAAGGTGTATCTGTTTCGGTGGAAGAAGGGAAACATATCGGAATCGTCGGAACGAGTGGTGGAGGAAAAAGTACACTTATTCAAATATTGCTGGGACTTTATGAACCAGAGAAAGGTTCAGTCACCATTGATGGCAAAGATTTATTTAAGTATAACCGCAATAGTTTTCGCAGACAGGTAGGAGTAGTCTCACAGGAAACCTTTCTATTAAATAGTACGCTTCGCAATAATCTTTTATACGGTAAACCAGATGCAACGATGGAAGAGTTAGAGGAGGCTGTTGAAGCAGCAGGATTAAAAGAGCTGATTGACTCTTTGGAGGATAAATATGAAACGATAGTTGGCGAGCGCGGCTTGAAGCTTTCTGGAGGACAAAGACAAAGGGTTGCCCTTGCAAGAGCCATTCTCCGCCAGCCACCGGTGTTGATTTTTGATGAAGCTACCTCTTCTTTAGATGGTGAAACAGAAGAAAAGGTCCAAGAATCATTGGAACAATTAATACCAGGGCGAACAACCATTACAATTGCTCATCGATTGATTACAGTTAGAAAGGCGGACACAATCCTGCTGCTAGATCAGGGGATGGTTGCCGAACAAGGAACACACGAAGAACTGTTAGCTTTAAAAGGGCAGTATTATCAACTATATCGAGCACAATATAGCGAGCTAGAGAAGGAGATGATTGGATGAGTAAGCAAAATGTCTCCAAACAAAAGAAAATCGGTGATGGCAAGCGAGTCATTCAATTTTTAATGCCTTATAAAAAATGGGTTATTGGGGATTCCATTGTTATTGCCATTAGCCAGGTTTTTTCTGCATTAATCCCAACCTTAGCCCTAAGCTGGCTGATTGATACAATCCTGCCGAGTGAGAATAATACTTGGTTATGGGGATTAATGTGGCTGTTGGTATTATCTGCTGTATTAGATTTAGGAATGATGATCATTGATGAGTATTTTTGCCATATTACAGCGAAGTCAGTGACAAATAGACAGAAGCTAAGACTATTTGGACATTTGCAAGTATTGCCTTTCTCGTTTTATCAAAACAATTCTTCTGGAGAATTACTAGCACGAGCTTCCGATGATCCAGATACCCTTCATAATTTTTTAGCATGGGAAGGGTCAACCTTTATGGCAAGTGCACAAGGGGTAGTGATTTATAGTATTGTTCTGTTTTTCATCCATCCTTATTTGATGATTACGAGTGTTGTTCTAGGAATTGTTTTTTACTGGGCGTCGAACTATGTAGGGGCAAGAACAAGAGCAGCATCGGCTGACGCTCGTGCAGAAGCGTCCAAATATTTAGAGAGATTAAGAGAATCAGTGACAGGCATTCATCTATCACGAGTGATGGGTGTTTCTGATAGTGAAGTGGAAAGTGTTGTTTCCATTAGGGACTCTTTCGTAAAACATTCTTTAAGAGAGCTAAAAGCAAGGATGCAATCCGTAGTGGTGATTGCAAGCTATAACGGTTTTGCACTAGGACTTGTCTATTTTATTAGTACACTCCTTATTTGGAATGCTGATTTAACAAGTGGTCAAATGCTGACTGCAGGTGGGTTAGTAACGATTGCGGCAAATGAAATGCAGCGCCTTCTCCGAAATTGGCTATCTGTTAGAAGAACAGGTCCTGCTTTGGATCGTTCCGAAATTTTGCTTTCACAACCTGTATCAGAAGCAGAAACAAAGCAAGGAATGAAAGGAGAAAGAGCAAAGGGAGATGTCCGTTTGAAAGATGTTTCCTTCGTTTACCCTGATAAAGAGGAAAATGTATTAAAAGGTGTATCTTTTGATATTAAGGCAGGAGAGAAAATAGCGTTGGTAGGACCAAGTGGTTCAGGAAAATCCACAATTATTGATTTGCTCTTTCGATTGTATGATACAACAAAAGGTTCGATCGAAGTGGATGGACGAGAGATAAGAGATTGGGATACAGATTGGCTTCGTTCCCAAATGGCAATTGTCACACAGGATGTACTAATGCGAAGTGGAACTTTGGCAGATAACTTACGAATCGGAAAATCAGATGCTACAGAGGAGGAGTTGTATGAAGTTCTCCGTGCGAGCGGTTTAGGTGAATTAGTAGAAACACTCCCAGAAGGTCTAAATACAAAAGTCGGAGAAAGAGGAAGCCTGCTGTCTGGTGGCCAAAAACAGCGTCTGTCCTTAGCAAGAGCGATTTTAAAAGATGCGCCAATTCTTGTTTTGGATGAAGCGAGTTCAGCACTGGATCCCATTACAGAAGCGAAGATTAATGAAGCAGTGCTGAAGACGACGAAAAAACAAACGATTTTCATCATTTCACATCGGTTATCAACCGTACTAGCTGCAGATCGTATTATCGTATTAGATAAAGGCGTAATCGTCGAAGAAGGCACACATCAAGAATTATTAAATGATAATACTGGTGTGTACACACGACTATTCAAACGCGAAGCAGATATTGGAGAAGCAACGGTTAATCAGACAGATGCTCAGCTGATATAAATATTAAATGGAACAGTAATTTCTTTAGGAGATTACTGTTTCTTTTAGTAGTTTTGATTTTTTTGAGAAAACAAGTTAGCTGGAAATAAAGGGTTTCTTAGTTACCGTCTTGTGATTAGAGCATGGGGAAAGGGAGAAGGTTTGTCGTCAGTGACCGATTCGACCTTGGAGGAAGCAAAAAGGGAACAGAGAAAGCTCGTCAGTGACCGTTTCACCATCAAAGGAGAGCAAAAGGGAATAGAGAAGGCCCCTCCGTTACCATTACATCATCAAATCAAGCAAAAAGGGAACAGAGAAATTTTGAAACACCCATTTGTGATGAGAGAAGAGGGTACACTTACTTTTGAAAAAAGCAAGAGAATAAACGGATAAAAAATACATGGCTGAATTTAAAAAAGTGCTATAGTTATCATATGTCGAAATATTCTGAGCAAGAGTGGGGGAAAAGGAATGGCAAATACATTAAGAGAATCCTATAACAAAACAAATTATAAACTAGGTAATCATGGTAAAAGAAATGTCCAAGTATTAAAAGAAGCATTACAAGAAATAGACGAAAATGTGGAAAGCGATATTTATGGACAAGGAAAAATAATAGAAGATTTTCAGGAAAAGATGGCTAAGCTTTTAGGCAAAGAAACAGCAGTCTTTTTTCCAAGTGGGACAATGGCCCAGCAAATCGCCCTCCGAATATGGTGTGATGAAAAAGATTTAGGGAAAGTCGCCTATCACCCATTAAGTCATTTGGAAATACATGAGCAAGACGGATTAAAGAAGCTTCATAAAATAGAAACAATCTTATTAGCTGATGAAACAAGAGTAATAGAATTAGAAGATATTAAGGAGATGGAGAATGGAGTTGCCTGTGTACTGTTAG
Proteins encoded:
- the nrdF gene encoding class 1b ribonucleoside-diphosphate reductase subunit beta; amino-acid sequence: MTKYAVNWNQHEDDFTQMFYTQNTRQFWLPEEISLSSDKNTWVELSKEEQDTYKKVLGGLTLLDTEQGGEGMPLIGMHIEGLQRKGVLSFMGMMEQIHAKSYSTIFTTLATEEEIDEVFNWVHNHPQLQAKGNRISEYYQKLFSPKINKYDLYMAMVASVYLESFLFYSGFFYPLFLAGQGKLTASGEIINLIIRDESIHGVYVGLIAQELYGQLTPEEQEKATHERLELLNTLYENELEYTQDLYQQIGLVDEVNKFIRYNANKACMNLGYEPVYPSEPINPIVENGMKTDTKNHDFFSVKGNGYVKATKVEPLTDEDFIF
- a CDS encoding ABC transporter ATP-binding protein → MNLLTITLQHFKPYWRKLSLALFFSLVGGAFTILPPILVGKLVDEVIGDKAIAFILWIVFGILAAFLGKAVFESLQEFVQVKIGFDVITDMQIRAFKRLHRTPMSFFSTTPRGDMLYRLTHDVESIQNLNNTVVPRILQQVISAVAAFITVFAIYWPAAIVMFIVFAIYIFPSFKLGKTMRKMSAVQRDMSADMYQHLQESIESVRLVRTYQTQKDEIATQERKLANWKTYSIRAALIGKVNWRLGNLFNIATPGVVMLIGGLAIWQGNITIGTLVSCLNFIPIMFQPVRSLAENALTIQQAIPALQRIYEYFDLPEEHEQSLPDFGLVRGKIALHNIGFSYPGSEKQVLKGVSVSVEEGKHIGIVGTSGGGKSTLIQILLGLYEPEKGSVTIDGKDLFKYNRNSFRRQVGVVSQETFLLNSTLRNNLLYGKPDATMEELEEAVEAAGLKELIDSLEDKYETIVGERGLKLSGGQRQRVALARAILRQPPVLIFDEATSSLDGETEEKVQESLEQLIPGRTTITIAHRLITVRKADTILLLDQGMVAEQGTHEELLALKGQYYQLYRAQYSELEKEMIG
- a CDS encoding ABC transporter ATP-binding protein — its product is MSKQNVSKQKKIGDGKRVIQFLMPYKKWVIGDSIVIAISQVFSALIPTLALSWLIDTILPSENNTWLWGLMWLLVLSAVLDLGMMIIDEYFCHITAKSVTNRQKLRLFGHLQVLPFSFYQNNSSGELLARASDDPDTLHNFLAWEGSTFMASAQGVVIYSIVLFFIHPYLMITSVVLGIVFYWASNYVGARTRAASADARAEASKYLERLRESVTGIHLSRVMGVSDSEVESVVSIRDSFVKHSLRELKARMQSVVVIASYNGFALGLVYFISTLLIWNADLTSGQMLTAGGLVTIAANEMQRLLRNWLSVRRTGPALDRSEILLSQPVSEAETKQGMKGERAKGDVRLKDVSFVYPDKEENVLKGVSFDIKAGEKIALVGPSGSGKSTIIDLLFRLYDTTKGSIEVDGREIRDWDTDWLRSQMAIVTQDVLMRSGTLADNLRIGKSDATEEELYEVLRASGLGELVETLPEGLNTKVGERGSLLSGGQKQRLSLARAILKDAPILVLDEASSALDPITEAKINEAVLKTTKKQTIFIISHRLSTVLAADRIIVLDKGVIVEEGTHQELLNDNTGVYTRLFKREADIGEATVNQTDAQLI